In Solea senegalensis isolate Sse05_10M unplaced genomic scaffold, IFAPA_SoseM_1 scf7180000013837, whole genome shotgun sequence, a single window of DNA contains:
- the usp36 gene encoding ubiquitin carboxyl-terminal hydrolase 36 isoform X1, with protein MPIVDKLKEALKPGRKETGDEGDLNKLLASSAKKVLLQKIEFEPASKGFSYQLDSLKNKYVILNPRNEGATGQKATEPPQIKRQVSENFVGGQSDGIPAPQKMLFQGNKLTLKWERVYRVGAGLHNLGNTCFLNSTVQCLTYTPPLANYLLSKEHSRACHQSGFCMICIMQNHIIQAFANTGNAIKPVSFIRDLKKIARHFRFGSQEDAHEFLRYTIDAMQKACLNGYPKLDRQTQATTLVHQIFGGYLRSRVKCSICKSVSDTYDPYLDIAVEIRQAANIVRALELFVKPDVLSGENAYMCAKCKKKVPATKRFTVHRTSNVLTLSLKRFANFSGGKITKDVGYPEFLNIRPYMSQSSGDPVMYGLYAVLVHSGYSCHAGHYYCYVKASNGQWYQMNDSMVHSSNIKVVLNQQAYVLFYLRIPETKKNADGHSIKQGLLHQGKNSASSEQIKRSNLNGPLSSPQITKKLEPAQLRKIQSVDGGLGLPISRNGVNTQPQPRHNWSSSSSGPLKLPGGPTVIEEPFKKLKKPSPQSQAQSRSSTPTPSNNGVGRTEGDKKQGGEGRGIAASTSFKSLSDSSSADTTESKESASPKSAPVGEMPSTPRKGSNGLASPAKSVERSQSTEETKTAKIKTPALGNITSETTSTMSPPPAKKLALSAKKARNWSPSSIDALPRLSCQLSSDTTHQNQLNPLTSASTSHTHRAGPFHSPKVQSSRFAHSSGSFNQQSPQKQSPLSTLQKPNSSLSLQTNGLHSPSPKSPKSSNNLISMVQEPDLSSPLTLNVIKKKKKKKKRRHSEVEGDTQPATCPDAGITADLEESVSEKKHKKKKKKRNRETDDEEKVKEREGVPSHLDTSKQQQEEDWCQGGMWSLSSNPAAEQSKQKPQLASTTPTECESNHNEEGRDPLLLKRKKKKKKKQPVEALQCTTSACSATESSSETKAAVVQNDSGDTNILKKKLKMKKKRLKEDVGQWDESRRSPGGQNDDCETGEPPAKKSAMENGKQSAAKVVVWDSQVKDGYKRSQAPATDASTLGDNTPTPAVSVAWDGKKTSGVVEELLRNATDKAYGANVLSWDGEVSAISKDAIEDIRHAKRDTVIDEWDEDFDRGKVKKIKNYKRESWRSGSSIFQKIQDRKNKWSVTPGGKRVFGIRR; from the exons ATGCCGATAGTGGATAAACTCAAGGAGGCGTTAAAACCGGGCCGAAAGGAAACCGGAGATGAGGGTGACCTCAACAAATTGTTGGCTTCTTCTGCCAAGAAGGTTCTTTTGCAGAAGATAGAGTTCGAGCCAGCTAGCAAAGGTTTCTCTTATCAACTGGACAGCTTAAAGAACAAGTATGTGATCCTCAATCCAAGGAATGAGGGTGCCACAGGCCAAAAGGCCACAGAGCCCCCCCAGATTAAGAGGCAAG TCTCGGAGAACTTTGTTGGGGGTCAGAGCGATGGGATCCCagcaccacagaagatgctcttcCAAGGGAACAAGCTTACTCTCAAATGGGAGCGTGTCTACAGGGTGGGAGCCGGCCTCCACAACCTTGGAAACACCTGCTTCCTCAACTCCACCGTGCAGTGTCTCACATACACCCCACCACTTGCCAACTACTTACTCTCAAAGGAGCATAGCCGAGCCT gTCATCAGTCTGGCTTTTGTATGATCTGTATCATGCAGAACCATATCATCCAAGCTTTTGCCAACACAGGCAATGCCATCAAGCCTGTCTCCTTCATCAGAGATCTGAAAA AAATTGCCCGACATTTTCGCTTCGGAAGTCAGGAGGATGCTCATGAGTTTTTGCGGTACACCATCGATGCCATGCAGAAAGCCTGTCTCAATGGCTACCCAAA GCTCGACAGACAGACCCAGGCCACTACACTGGTTCACCAGATCTTTGGAGGTTACCTCAGGTCAAGAG tgaAATGCTCTATTTGCAAAAGTGTGTCTGACACATATGACCCATACCTGGATATTGCCGTGGAGATTCGA CAAGCAGCAAATATTGTGCGAGCCTTGGAGCTGTTTGTTAAACCTGATGTGTTGAGTGGAGAGAATGCCTACATGTGTGCTAA GTGCAAAAAGAAAGTGCCAGCAACCAAGCGCTTCACAGTCCATCGGACATCCAATGTACTGACCCTGTCACTGAAGAGGTTTGCTAACTTCAGCGGTGGCAAAATAACAAAG gaTGTTGGGTACCCAGAATTTCTGAACATCCGGCCCTACATGTCTCAGAGCTCAGGTGATCCGGTTATGTATGGCCTCTATGCTGTTCTAGTGCACTCTGGATACAGCTGTCATGCTGGCCACTACTACTGCTATGTCAAA gcCAGCAACGGACAATGGTACCAAATGAACGATTCAATGGTGCACTCAAGTAACATTAAAGTGGTCTTAAACCAGCAGGCGTACGTGCTGTTTTACCTGAG gATCCCTGAAACCAAGAAGAATGCAGACGGACACAGCATCAAACAGGGACTGTTGCATCAGGGCAAGAACAGCGCATCATCTGAACAGATAAAGAGGTCCAACTTGAATGGGCCTCTCTCCTCCCCACAGATCACAAAG AAACTTGAGCCTGCACAACTGCGTAAGATCCAGTCTGTGGACGGTGGTTTGGGCCTGCCAATTTCCAGGAATGGTGTGAACACTCAACCACAACCCAGACATAACTGGTCGTCCTCCTCCAGTGGCCCACTGAAACTCCCGGGTGGACCCACGGTCATCGAGGAACCTttcaagaagctgaagaagCCTTCTCCACAGAGCCAAGCGCAGTCCCGTAGCAGTACACCAACCCCATCCAATAACGGGGTTGGTAGAACTGAGGGAGACAAAAAGCAAGGTGGTGAGGGCAGAGGCATCGCTGCATCTACCTCATTTAAGTCTTTGTCTGACTCGTCCTCTGCCGACACCACAGAGTCAAAG GAATCTGCGTCTCCCAAGAGTGCGCCAGTAGGAGAGATGCCCTCCACCCCTCGCAAAGGATCCAATGGCCTGGCTTCTCCAGCCAAGAGTGTGGAGCGCTCTCAGAGCACAGAGGAGACGAAGACGGCGAAAATAAAAACCCCAGCCCTCGGCAACATCACATCTGAAACCACCAGCACCATGTCACCTCCACCTGCCAAGAAACTGGCCCTGTCGGCCAAGAAG GCTCGCAACTGGAGTCCGAGCAGCATTGATGCTCTGCCCCGTTTGTCATGCCAGCTGTCCAGTGACACCACACATCAAAATCAGCTTAATCCCCTCACCTCTGCCTCaacctctcacactcacag AGCTGGTCCATTCCATTCCCCCAAAGTCCAGTCATCACGTTTTGCCCACTCAAGTGGGTCCTTCAATCAGCAGAGCCCTCAGAAACAATCCCCTCTCTCCACACTGCAAAAACCAAACTCCAGCCTTTCTCTCCAAACCAATGGCCTTCACAGTCCCAGCCCAAAGAGCCCCAAGTCTTCCAACAACCTCATCTCCATGGTCCAAGAGCCAGACCTCAGCAGCCCTTTGACTCTAAATGTcatcaaaaagaagaagaagaaaaagaagcgaCGCCATTCTGAAGTGGAAGGTGACACACAACCAGCCACGTGCCCCGATGCCGGGATAACGGCGGACCTCGAGGAATCGGTGAGTGAAAAGAagcacaagaagaaaaagaaaaagcggAATAGGGAGACTGACGATGAAGAGAAGGTGAAGGAGCGGGAGGGTGTCCCATCTCATTTGGACAcatcaaagcagcagcaggaggaggactgGTGTCAAGGCGGCATGTGGAGTCTATCATCCAATCCAGCAGCAGAACAGTCTAAGCAAAAGCCTCAATTAGCTTCCACTACTCCAACAGAGTGTGAGTCAAATCATAATGAAGAGGGAAGAGACCCTTTGTtgttgaagaggaagaagaagaaaaagaagaagcaaccGGTGGAGGCTCTACAGTGCACAACCTCGGCATGTTCTGCAACAGAAAG CAGTTCTGAGACGAAGGCTGCGGTTGTTCAGAATGATTCGGGAGAtacaaacattttgaaaaagaaattaaagatgaagaagaagaggctaAAAGAAGATGTGGGACAGTGGGACGAGAGCAGACGAAGTCCCGGTGGGCAGAATGATGATTGTGAAACGGGGGAGCCCCCTGCAAAAAAGAGCGCCATGGAGAACGGCAAACAAAGTGCAG CTAAAGTGGTTGTGTGGGACAGCCAAGTCAAGGATGGCTACAAGCGCAGCCAGGCTCCAGCAACTGATGCAAGCACTTTAGGAGACAACACCCCGACTCCTGCTGTGTCTGTAGCCTGGGATGGAAAAAAGACGAGTGGTGTGGTAGAGGAGCTGCTCAGGAACGCCACAGACAAGGCTTACGGAGCCAACG TCCTCAGCTGGGATGGAGAGGTGTCTGCAATCAGTAAAGATGCCATTGAAGACATCCGCCATGCAAAGAGGGACACTGTGATAGATGAGTGGGATGAAGACTTTGACAGGGGAAAG gtgaagaaaattaaaaattacaAAAGAGAAAGTTGGAGGAGTGGCAGCAGCATCTTTCAGAAGATCCAAGACCGGAAGAACAAGTGGTCTGTAACACCGGGAGGGAAGAGAGTTTTTGGCATCCGTCGCTGA
- the usp36 gene encoding ubiquitin carboxyl-terminal hydrolase 36 isoform X2, translated as MPIVDKLKEALKPGRKETGDEGDLNKLLASSAKKVLLQKIEFEPASKGFSYQLDSLKNKYVILNPRNEGATGQKATEPPQIKRQVSENFVGGQSDGIPAPQKMLFQGNKLTLKWERVYRVGAGLHNLGNTCFLNSTVQCLTYTPPLANYLLSKEHSRACHQSGFCMICIMQNHIIQAFANTGNAIKPVSFIRDLKKIARHFRFGSQEDAHEFLRYTIDAMQKACLNGYPKLDRQTQATTLVHQIFGGYLRSRVKCSICKSVSDTYDPYLDIAVEIRQAANIVRALELFVKPDVLSGENAYMCAKCKKKVPATKRFTVHRTSNVLTLSLKRFANFSGGKITKDVGYPEFLNIRPYMSQSSGDPVMYGLYAVLVHSGYSCHAGHYYCYVKASNGQWYQMNDSMVHSSNIKVVLNQQAYVLFYLRIPETKKNADGHSIKQGLLHQGKNSASSEQIKRSNLNGPLSSPQITKKLEPAQLRKIQSVDGGLGLPISRNGVNTQPQPRHNWSSSSSGPLKLPGGPTVIEEPFKKLKKPSPQSQAQSRSSTPTPSNNGVGRTEGDKKQGGEGRGIAASTSFKSLSDSSSADTTESKESASPKSAPVGEMPSTPRKGSNGLASPAKSVERSQSTEETKTAKIKTPALGNITSETTSTMSPPPAKKLALSAKKARNWSPSSIDALPRLSCQLSSDTTHQNQLNPLTSASTSHTHRAGPFHSPKVQSSRFAHSSGSFNQQSPQKQSPLSTLQKPNSSLSLQTNGLHSPSPKSPKSSNNLISMVQEPDLSSPLTLNVIKKKKKKKKRRHSEVEGDTQPATCPDAGITADLEESVSEKKHKKKKKKRNRETDDEEKVKEREGVPSHLDTSKQQQEEDWCQGGMWSLSSNPAAEQSKQKPQLASTTPTECESNHNEEGRDPLLLKRKKKKKKKQPVEALQCTTSACSATESSETKAAVVQNDSGDTNILKKKLKMKKKRLKEDVGQWDESRRSPGGQNDDCETGEPPAKKSAMENGKQSAAKVVVWDSQVKDGYKRSQAPATDASTLGDNTPTPAVSVAWDGKKTSGVVEELLRNATDKAYGANVLSWDGEVSAISKDAIEDIRHAKRDTVIDEWDEDFDRGKVKKIKNYKRESWRSGSSIFQKIQDRKNKWSVTPGGKRVFGIRR; from the exons ATGCCGATAGTGGATAAACTCAAGGAGGCGTTAAAACCGGGCCGAAAGGAAACCGGAGATGAGGGTGACCTCAACAAATTGTTGGCTTCTTCTGCCAAGAAGGTTCTTTTGCAGAAGATAGAGTTCGAGCCAGCTAGCAAAGGTTTCTCTTATCAACTGGACAGCTTAAAGAACAAGTATGTGATCCTCAATCCAAGGAATGAGGGTGCCACAGGCCAAAAGGCCACAGAGCCCCCCCAGATTAAGAGGCAAG TCTCGGAGAACTTTGTTGGGGGTCAGAGCGATGGGATCCCagcaccacagaagatgctcttcCAAGGGAACAAGCTTACTCTCAAATGGGAGCGTGTCTACAGGGTGGGAGCCGGCCTCCACAACCTTGGAAACACCTGCTTCCTCAACTCCACCGTGCAGTGTCTCACATACACCCCACCACTTGCCAACTACTTACTCTCAAAGGAGCATAGCCGAGCCT gTCATCAGTCTGGCTTTTGTATGATCTGTATCATGCAGAACCATATCATCCAAGCTTTTGCCAACACAGGCAATGCCATCAAGCCTGTCTCCTTCATCAGAGATCTGAAAA AAATTGCCCGACATTTTCGCTTCGGAAGTCAGGAGGATGCTCATGAGTTTTTGCGGTACACCATCGATGCCATGCAGAAAGCCTGTCTCAATGGCTACCCAAA GCTCGACAGACAGACCCAGGCCACTACACTGGTTCACCAGATCTTTGGAGGTTACCTCAGGTCAAGAG tgaAATGCTCTATTTGCAAAAGTGTGTCTGACACATATGACCCATACCTGGATATTGCCGTGGAGATTCGA CAAGCAGCAAATATTGTGCGAGCCTTGGAGCTGTTTGTTAAACCTGATGTGTTGAGTGGAGAGAATGCCTACATGTGTGCTAA GTGCAAAAAGAAAGTGCCAGCAACCAAGCGCTTCACAGTCCATCGGACATCCAATGTACTGACCCTGTCACTGAAGAGGTTTGCTAACTTCAGCGGTGGCAAAATAACAAAG gaTGTTGGGTACCCAGAATTTCTGAACATCCGGCCCTACATGTCTCAGAGCTCAGGTGATCCGGTTATGTATGGCCTCTATGCTGTTCTAGTGCACTCTGGATACAGCTGTCATGCTGGCCACTACTACTGCTATGTCAAA gcCAGCAACGGACAATGGTACCAAATGAACGATTCAATGGTGCACTCAAGTAACATTAAAGTGGTCTTAAACCAGCAGGCGTACGTGCTGTTTTACCTGAG gATCCCTGAAACCAAGAAGAATGCAGACGGACACAGCATCAAACAGGGACTGTTGCATCAGGGCAAGAACAGCGCATCATCTGAACAGATAAAGAGGTCCAACTTGAATGGGCCTCTCTCCTCCCCACAGATCACAAAG AAACTTGAGCCTGCACAACTGCGTAAGATCCAGTCTGTGGACGGTGGTTTGGGCCTGCCAATTTCCAGGAATGGTGTGAACACTCAACCACAACCCAGACATAACTGGTCGTCCTCCTCCAGTGGCCCACTGAAACTCCCGGGTGGACCCACGGTCATCGAGGAACCTttcaagaagctgaagaagCCTTCTCCACAGAGCCAAGCGCAGTCCCGTAGCAGTACACCAACCCCATCCAATAACGGGGTTGGTAGAACTGAGGGAGACAAAAAGCAAGGTGGTGAGGGCAGAGGCATCGCTGCATCTACCTCATTTAAGTCTTTGTCTGACTCGTCCTCTGCCGACACCACAGAGTCAAAG GAATCTGCGTCTCCCAAGAGTGCGCCAGTAGGAGAGATGCCCTCCACCCCTCGCAAAGGATCCAATGGCCTGGCTTCTCCAGCCAAGAGTGTGGAGCGCTCTCAGAGCACAGAGGAGACGAAGACGGCGAAAATAAAAACCCCAGCCCTCGGCAACATCACATCTGAAACCACCAGCACCATGTCACCTCCACCTGCCAAGAAACTGGCCCTGTCGGCCAAGAAG GCTCGCAACTGGAGTCCGAGCAGCATTGATGCTCTGCCCCGTTTGTCATGCCAGCTGTCCAGTGACACCACACATCAAAATCAGCTTAATCCCCTCACCTCTGCCTCaacctctcacactcacag AGCTGGTCCATTCCATTCCCCCAAAGTCCAGTCATCACGTTTTGCCCACTCAAGTGGGTCCTTCAATCAGCAGAGCCCTCAGAAACAATCCCCTCTCTCCACACTGCAAAAACCAAACTCCAGCCTTTCTCTCCAAACCAATGGCCTTCACAGTCCCAGCCCAAAGAGCCCCAAGTCTTCCAACAACCTCATCTCCATGGTCCAAGAGCCAGACCTCAGCAGCCCTTTGACTCTAAATGTcatcaaaaagaagaagaagaaaaagaagcgaCGCCATTCTGAAGTGGAAGGTGACACACAACCAGCCACGTGCCCCGATGCCGGGATAACGGCGGACCTCGAGGAATCGGTGAGTGAAAAGAagcacaagaagaaaaagaaaaagcggAATAGGGAGACTGACGATGAAGAGAAGGTGAAGGAGCGGGAGGGTGTCCCATCTCATTTGGACAcatcaaagcagcagcaggaggaggactgGTGTCAAGGCGGCATGTGGAGTCTATCATCCAATCCAGCAGCAGAACAGTCTAAGCAAAAGCCTCAATTAGCTTCCACTACTCCAACAGAGTGTGAGTCAAATCATAATGAAGAGGGAAGAGACCCTTTGTtgttgaagaggaagaagaagaaaaagaagaagcaaccGGTGGAGGCTCTACAGTGCACAACCTCGGCATGTTCTGCAACAGAAAG TTCTGAGACGAAGGCTGCGGTTGTTCAGAATGATTCGGGAGAtacaaacattttgaaaaagaaattaaagatgaagaagaagaggctaAAAGAAGATGTGGGACAGTGGGACGAGAGCAGACGAAGTCCCGGTGGGCAGAATGATGATTGTGAAACGGGGGAGCCCCCTGCAAAAAAGAGCGCCATGGAGAACGGCAAACAAAGTGCAG CTAAAGTGGTTGTGTGGGACAGCCAAGTCAAGGATGGCTACAAGCGCAGCCAGGCTCCAGCAACTGATGCAAGCACTTTAGGAGACAACACCCCGACTCCTGCTGTGTCTGTAGCCTGGGATGGAAAAAAGACGAGTGGTGTGGTAGAGGAGCTGCTCAGGAACGCCACAGACAAGGCTTACGGAGCCAACG TCCTCAGCTGGGATGGAGAGGTGTCTGCAATCAGTAAAGATGCCATTGAAGACATCCGCCATGCAAAGAGGGACACTGTGATAGATGAGTGGGATGAAGACTTTGACAGGGGAAAG gtgaagaaaattaaaaattacaAAAGAGAAAGTTGGAGGAGTGGCAGCAGCATCTTTCAGAAGATCCAAGACCGGAAGAACAAGTGGTCTGTAACACCGGGAGGGAAGAGAGTTTTTGGCATCCGTCGCTGA